The Primulina eburnea isolate SZY01 unplaced genomic scaffold, ASM2296580v1 ctg424_ERROPOS1667910, whole genome shotgun sequence genome contains a region encoding:
- the LOC140821095 gene encoding uncharacterized protein has translation MDITFASAALRPPVLDGTNYSLWKVKIRYYIKSLDERAWQRVINGWTPPVATDQEGDNRPKPENDWTTDEVQNSNHNSKALNAIFTSVDMNMFSLITNCTSAKKAWDILQCHCEGSESVRRTRLRMLTSKFEMMRMEESESILEYDRRLREIANEAFSAGESISSERLVSKILRSLPERFNIKICAIDEAKDTSKMSVEDLISSLRTFEMNLDMQRKDKGKTIALQASNDSYNELLQISQEVNDSDLYEDSISFITKKFGDYLKRIREKKKDAQPSKYYSLPEKPQRSPATLPTQTRNEGKGQLISRKFDSVQCRECQGFGHYANECANRLRKNKGYNASLSDEETDPEEKPTDEDNQTSLTALMTETSWLQVNPAGVALGVATPGYNTREKSVCFNSTVSGILDNVDLEVDGEELTLENVQELYEELFEDWTKRNKLNANLVKENAELKSAVKENADLKAVVAKLEVMLSKKDLELGKTREDLQKATETLSKFNTSSSKLESILLMGRDDKKGLGFKDSVYETGESSKPTVFVKGKTETCIPSHTTSSIKSSSPKKQTAVPIPKEKKKTQGRSHESRVKADVAPNVVQHSSQHLLPSTYSKTNLGPKGHWYFDSGSSRHMTGSKEHLIEYVEQKCGRVTYGGGAKGRIVGKGTLNVEGLPKLHNVLHVEGLNSNLISISQLCDDNLFVKFDKHNCEVFDESNVCVMTGTRSSDNCYQIGEDLSCKHVQITELDLWHQKLGHANFKTLKNLSKFDAVRGMPNLSSGIPYVCGDCQKGKQTHVSHPVLPTPGTTRCLELLHMDLMGPMEVESLGSKKYSFVCVDDFSRFSWVNFIKEKSDTFDVFKNLITRITNLHSLKIRRIKTDHGKEFENRTFSHSVTEKVFLMNFQHQKHHNRMGLPNERTGLCKKWQE, from the exons ATGGACATCACGTTTGCAAGTGCAGCACTTCGACCACCAGTCCTTGATGGTACTAATTACAGCTTATGGAAGGTGAAGATACGATACTACATAAAATCCCTAGATGAACGGGCGTGGCAGCGCGTCATCAACGGATGGACTCCACCAGTCGCAACAGATCAAGAGGGGGACAACCGACCAAAACCTGAAAATGACTGGACTACTGACGAAGTGCAAAACTCAAATCATAATTCAAAGGCTTTGAATGCTATATTCACATCGGTTGACATGAACATGTTCAGTTTAATCACAAACTGTACTTCGGCTAAAAAGGCATGGGATATCCTTCAATGCCATTGTGAAGGATCTGAGAGTGTGAGACGAACCAGATTAAGGATGCTTACTTCCAAATTCGAGATGATGAGGATGGAGGAATCTGAAAGCATACTTGAGTATGATCGTCGTCTACGGGAAATTGCTAATGAGGCATTCAGTGCTGGAGAATCAATCTCCAGTGAGCGTCTAGTAAGCAAAATTCTTCGTTCTCTGCCTGAAAGATTCAATATAAAAATCTGTGCAATAGATGAAGCTAAAGACACGTCCAAAATGTCAGTGGAAGATCTTATCAGCTCACTACGCACGTTTGAGATGAATCTGGACATGCAAAGGAAGGATAAAGGGAAGACAATTGCACTTCAAGCCTCTAATGACTCCTACAATGAACTTCTACAAATATCTCAGGAAGTAAATGATTCCGATCTCTACGAGGATTCTATATCTTTTATTACAAAGAAATTTGGGGATTACTTGAAAAGAATCCGGGAAAAGAAAAAGGATGCACAACCCTCTAAATATTATAGTCTTCCTGAAAAGCCACAAAGGTCTCCTGCAACGTTACCCACTCAAACTAGGAACGAAGGCAAGGGACAACTCATATCAAGGAAGTTTGATTCAGTGCAGTGTAGAGAATGCCAAGGATTCGGTCACTATGCCAATGAGTGTGCAAACAGATTACGTAAGAACAAAGGGTACAATGCATCCCTTAGCGATGAAGAAACTGATCCTGAGGAAAAGCCCACTGATGAAGACAATCAAACCTCCCTGACTGCACTAATGACAGAAACCAGCTGGCTACAAGTGAATCCTGCAGGTGTTGCCCTAGGTGTTGCTACACCTGGGTACAACACCCGCGAAAAATCAGTCTGCTTCAACTCCACAGTGTCTGGGATCTTGGACAATGTTGATCTGGAGGTTGATGGTGAAGAACTTACTCTTGAAAATGTCCAGGAGCTTTATGAAGAACTATTTGAAGACTGGACCAAAAGAAACAAACTGAATGCGAATCTGGTGAAAGAAAATGCCGAACTAAAATCGGCGGTGAAAGAAAATGCTGATCTAAAGGCAGTGGTTGCTAAACTTGAGGTAATGTTGAGCAAAAAGGATTTGGAACTGGGAAAGACCAGAGAAGATCTTCAAAAAGCAACTGAAACCTTGTCCAAATTTAACACAAGCTCATCCAAGCTGGAATCTATCCTTCTGATGGGAAGAGATGACAAGAAAGGCCTAGGATTTAAGGACAGTGTGTATGAAACAGGTGAATCCTCCAAACCTACTGTTTTTGTGAAAGGAAAAACTGAAACGTGTATACCATCACACACTACATCTTCAATCAAAAGCTCTTCACCGAAAAAACAAACAGCTGTACCTATtcctaaagaaaaaaaaaagacacaG GGACGATCTCATGAATCAAGAGTCAAGGCAGATGTTGCCCCGAATGTTGTCCAGCACTCTTCGCAACACCTCCTACCATCGACCTATAGTAAGACAAATTTGGGTCCCAAAG GTCATTGGTACTTCGATAGTGGTAGCTCGCGCCACATGACGGGATCTAAAGAACATCTAATCGAGTATGTTGAGCAAAAGTGTGGGAGAGTGACCTATGGAGGGGGAGCAAAAGGAAGAATTGTAGGAAAGGGCACACTGAATGTTGAAGGATTGCCAAAACTTCACAATGTGCTTCATGTTGAAGGATTGAATTCAAACTTGATAAGCATAAGCCAACTATGTGATGATAATttgtttgttaaatttgacaaacATAACTGTGAAGTCTTTGATGAATCGAATGTGTGTGTTATGACAGGTACAAGGTCCTCAGACAATTGCTACCAAATAGGAGAAGATCTCTCGTGCAAACATGTGCAAATCACCGAACTTGATCTGTGGCATCAAAAACTAGGACATGCTAACTTCAAAACCTTGAAAAACCTGAGTAAGTTCGATGCAGTAAGAGGTATGCCGAATCTCTCCTCTGGTATACCATATGTGTGCGGTGACTGTCAAAAGGGTAAACAGACTCACGTGTCGCATCCAGTGTTGCCAACACCTGGAACAACACGGTGTCTGGAATTACTacacatggatcttatgggtcctaTGGAAGTTGAGAGTCTCGGAAGTAAGAAATACTCTTTCGTATGTGTCGATGACTTTTCACGTTTCTCGTGggttaattttattaaagaaAAGTCAGATACATTCGATGTTTTCAAAAACTTGATCACTAGAATCACTAACCTCCATAGTCTGAAGATAAGAAGGATCAAGACTGATCAcggtaaagaatttgaaaatcGCACATTTTCTCATTCTGTGACAGAAAAGGTATTTCTCATGAATTTTCAGCACCAAAAACACCACAACAGAATGGGATTGCCGAACGAAAGAACAGGACTTTGCAAGAAATGGCAAGAGTAA